From a single Arachis hypogaea cultivar Tifrunner chromosome 3, arahy.Tifrunner.gnm2.J5K5, whole genome shotgun sequence genomic region:
- the LOC112791711 gene encoding uncharacterized protein isoform X1, which produces MTMQLCFFFLLLLGASSSDKTTLRKSLRKNNSIQTPSSSNFAVKLNEENHQQLVIDNGIVSVTLSIPEGYVIGVSYNGIENVLEPQNEEQDRGYFDVVWNEPGKRSIFQRIHGTNFSVIASDENMVELSFLRAWTASMEGSNVPINIDIRYILRRGDSGFYSYAIFDRPDEGFPGVEVDQIRFVYKLLKDRFSYMALSSTRQRTMPTMRDRETGQILAYPEAVLLTKPSNPQFRGEVDDKYQYSCENSENNVHGWISLQPDEPMGFWIITPSNEFRNGGPIKQDLTSHVGPFTLSMFVSTHYAGKEVTMSFQQGDTYKKVFGPVFVYLNSASISDDPLSLWSDAINQLSKEVEAWPYDFPLSPDYFPPDQRGTVLGRLLVQDWCVKGGRLQYANNAYVGLALPGDAGSWQKESKGYQFWTQADSKGYFAIKNVVPGDYNLYAWVPGFIGDYKYNSTITITPGGVIKLDQLVYSPPRNGPTIWEIGIPDRTAVEFYVPDPYPTLMNKLYTEQRKDKFRQYGLWERYSDMYPNEDLVYTVGVNKYNRDWFYAHVTRNMGNKTYEPTTWQIIFEHRNDIIEGNYTLQLALASAADAELQVRFNDPSVYPAHFGTGPIGGDNAIARHGIHGLHRLYSIDVPSHHFVKGKNIIYLRQSRAINQFQGVMYDYIRLERPPNPTN; this is translated from the exons aaaaagTTTAAGAAAGAACAACAGTATACAAACACCATCATCTTCCAATTTTGCAGTTAAGCTTAATGAAGAAAATCATCAGCAG ttGGTGATTGACAACGGTATCGTTTCAGTAACTTTATCTATACCAGAGGGTTATGTCATTGGTGTATCCTATAACGGAATTGAGAATGTACTTGAAcctcaaaatgaagaacaagatagAGG GTACTTCGATGTTGTTTGGAATGAACCAGGAAAACGCAGTATCTTTCAAAG AATCCACGGGACAAATTTTTCGGTTATAGCTTCTGACGAGAATATGGTGGAGCTTTCATTTTTAAGGGCATGGACAGCTTCCATGGAGGGCTCAAATGTCCCCATTAATATAGACATAAG GTACATTTTGCGAAGAGGTGATTCAGGATTTTATTCATATGCAATATTTGATCGGCCTGATGAAGGATTTCCAGGCGTGGAGGTTGATCAAATTAGATTTGTTTATAAGCTCTTGAAAGATAGATTCAGCTATATGGCTCTATCTAGTACGAGACAAAGAACTATGCCAACAATGAGAGACAGAGAAACAGGACAAATTCTGGCTTACCCTGAAGCCGTTCTCTTAACGAAACCAAGCAACCCTCAATTTAGAGGAGAG GTGGATGACAAATACCAATACTCATGTGAGAACAGTGAAAACAACGTTCATGGATGGATTAGCCTTCAGCCTGATGAACCGATGGGTTTTTGGATAATTACTCCTTCCAATGAATTCCGCAATGGTGGCCCCATCAAGCAAGACCTCACTTCTCACGTTGGCCCCTTCACTCTTTCTATGTTTGTCAGCACTCACTATGCTGGCAAAGAAGTAACCATGTCTTTCCAACAAGGCGACACTTATAAAAAGGTTTTTGGACCTGTTTTTGTCTATCTTAACTCTGCTTCAATCTCCGATGATCCCTTGTCTCTTTGGTCAGATGCTATTAACCAG ctcTCCAAAGAAGTCGAAGCCTGGCCTTACGATTTTCCACTATCACCAGATTACTTTCCACCCGATCAACGAGGAACAGTGTTAGGAAGATTGTTAGTCCAAGATTG GTGTGTTAAGGGTGGGAGATTGCAGTATGCTAACAATGCTTATGTTGGCCTAGCATTACCTGGAGATGCAGGATCATGGCAGAAAGAGAGCAAG GGTTACCAATTTTGGACTCAAGCTGATTCCAAAGGATACTTTGCAATTAAAAATGTTGTACCTGGGGATTATAACTTGTATGCTTGGGTACCTGGCTTTATTGGTGATTACAAATATAATTCTACAATCACAATAACACCAG GAGGAGTCATCAAATTGGATCAACTTGTATATAGTCCTCCTAGAAATGGACCAACCATATGGGAAATTGGTATCCCAGACAGAACAGCCGTAGAGTTCTACGTACCAGATCCTTACCCTACTCTCATGAACAAATTATACACTGAACAACGCAAAGACAA GTTTAGGCAATATGGGTTGTGGGAACGTTATTCTGACATGTATCCAAATGAAGATCTTGTTTACACTGTTGGTGTCAACAAGTACAATAGGGATTGGTTTTATGCCCATGTTACAAG GAATATGGGGAATAAGACATACGAACCAACAACGTGGCAAATTATATTTGAACATCGCAATGACATAATAGAAGGGAATTACACACTACAATTAGCCCTAGCATCTGCTGCTGATGCTGAACTTCAG GTTCGATTCAATGATCCAAGTGTTTATCCTGCCCACTTTGGAACAGGGCCAATAGGAGGAGATAATGCCATAGCAAGACATGGAATCCATGGATTGCATAGGCTGTATAGTATTGATGTGCCTAGTCATCATTTTGTGAAAGGAAAGAATATCATTTATCTGAGACAGTCTAGAGCTATAAACCAATTTCAAGGAGTTATGTATGATTATATCCGTTTAGAAAGACCACCAAACCCAACCAATTGA
- the LOC112791711 gene encoding uncharacterized protein isoform X2, with amino-acid sequence MVELSFLRAWTASMEGSNVPINIDIRYILRRGDSGFYSYAIFDRPDEGFPGVEVDQIRFVYKLLKDRFSYMALSSTRQRTMPTMRDRETGQILAYPEAVLLTKPSNPQFRGEVDDKYQYSCENSENNVHGWISLQPDEPMGFWIITPSNEFRNGGPIKQDLTSHVGPFTLSMFVSTHYAGKEVTMSFQQGDTYKKVFGPVFVYLNSASISDDPLSLWSDAINQLSKEVEAWPYDFPLSPDYFPPDQRGTVLGRLLVQDWCVKGGRLQYANNAYVGLALPGDAGSWQKESKGYQFWTQADSKGYFAIKNVVPGDYNLYAWVPGFIGDYKYNSTITITPGGVIKLDQLVYSPPRNGPTIWEIGIPDRTAVEFYVPDPYPTLMNKLYTEQRKDKFRQYGLWERYSDMYPNEDLVYTVGVNKYNRDWFYAHVTRNMGNKTYEPTTWQIIFEHRNDIIEGNYTLQLALASAADAELQVRFNDPSVYPAHFGTGPIGGDNAIARHGIHGLHRLYSIDVPSHHFVKGKNIIYLRQSRAINQFQGVMYDYIRLERPPNPTN; translated from the exons ATGGTGGAGCTTTCATTTTTAAGGGCATGGACAGCTTCCATGGAGGGCTCAAATGTCCCCATTAATATAGACATAAG GTACATTTTGCGAAGAGGTGATTCAGGATTTTATTCATATGCAATATTTGATCGGCCTGATGAAGGATTTCCAGGCGTGGAGGTTGATCAAATTAGATTTGTTTATAAGCTCTTGAAAGATAGATTCAGCTATATGGCTCTATCTAGTACGAGACAAAGAACTATGCCAACAATGAGAGACAGAGAAACAGGACAAATTCTGGCTTACCCTGAAGCCGTTCTCTTAACGAAACCAAGCAACCCTCAATTTAGAGGAGAG GTGGATGACAAATACCAATACTCATGTGAGAACAGTGAAAACAACGTTCATGGATGGATTAGCCTTCAGCCTGATGAACCGATGGGTTTTTGGATAATTACTCCTTCCAATGAATTCCGCAATGGTGGCCCCATCAAGCAAGACCTCACTTCTCACGTTGGCCCCTTCACTCTTTCTATGTTTGTCAGCACTCACTATGCTGGCAAAGAAGTAACCATGTCTTTCCAACAAGGCGACACTTATAAAAAGGTTTTTGGACCTGTTTTTGTCTATCTTAACTCTGCTTCAATCTCCGATGATCCCTTGTCTCTTTGGTCAGATGCTATTAACCAG ctcTCCAAAGAAGTCGAAGCCTGGCCTTACGATTTTCCACTATCACCAGATTACTTTCCACCCGATCAACGAGGAACAGTGTTAGGAAGATTGTTAGTCCAAGATTG GTGTGTTAAGGGTGGGAGATTGCAGTATGCTAACAATGCTTATGTTGGCCTAGCATTACCTGGAGATGCAGGATCATGGCAGAAAGAGAGCAAG GGTTACCAATTTTGGACTCAAGCTGATTCCAAAGGATACTTTGCAATTAAAAATGTTGTACCTGGGGATTATAACTTGTATGCTTGGGTACCTGGCTTTATTGGTGATTACAAATATAATTCTACAATCACAATAACACCAG GAGGAGTCATCAAATTGGATCAACTTGTATATAGTCCTCCTAGAAATGGACCAACCATATGGGAAATTGGTATCCCAGACAGAACAGCCGTAGAGTTCTACGTACCAGATCCTTACCCTACTCTCATGAACAAATTATACACTGAACAACGCAAAGACAA GTTTAGGCAATATGGGTTGTGGGAACGTTATTCTGACATGTATCCAAATGAAGATCTTGTTTACACTGTTGGTGTCAACAAGTACAATAGGGATTGGTTTTATGCCCATGTTACAAG GAATATGGGGAATAAGACATACGAACCAACAACGTGGCAAATTATATTTGAACATCGCAATGACATAATAGAAGGGAATTACACACTACAATTAGCCCTAGCATCTGCTGCTGATGCTGAACTTCAG GTTCGATTCAATGATCCAAGTGTTTATCCTGCCCACTTTGGAACAGGGCCAATAGGAGGAGATAATGCCATAGCAAGACATGGAATCCATGGATTGCATAGGCTGTATAGTATTGATGTGCCTAGTCATCATTTTGTGAAAGGAAAGAATATCATTTATCTGAGACAGTCTAGAGCTATAAACCAATTTCAAGGAGTTATGTATGATTATATCCGTTTAGAAAGACCACCAAACCCAACCAATTGA
- the LOC112791712 gene encoding probable mannitol dehydrogenase: protein MEHPRKAFGWAARDASGILSPFNFSRRETGDKDVTFKVLYCGICHSDLHMLKNEWGNSTYPLVPGHEIVGIVTEVGSKVEKFKVGDKVGVGCMVQSCRNCQNCAHDLENYCPQMVLTYGAKNVDDTITYGGYSDFMVADEHFVIRIPDALPLDCAAPLLCAGITVYSPMIYFGLNKPGLHLGVVGLGGLGHMAVKFAKAFGMEVSVISSSPGKKNEAIEHLGADSFVLSTDQHQMKAAMGTLDGIIDTVSAVHPLVPLIGLLKSHGKIIMVGAPEKPLELPVFPLIMGRKLVAGSCIGGIKETQEMIDFAAKHGVKPHIEVIPIDYVNTAMERLLKADVKYRFVIDIGNTLKPSS, encoded by the exons ATGGAGCATCCAAGAAAGGCTTTTGGTTGGGCAGCTAGGGACGCATCTGGCATTCTCTCCCCCTTCAACTTCTCAAGAAG GGAAACTGGAGACAAAGATGTTACTTTCAAAGTGCTCTACTGTGGGATATGCCACTCAGATCTCCACATGCTCAAGAACGAATGGGGCAACTCCACTTACCCCTTAGTACCTGG GCATGAGATTGTGGGGATAGTAACAGAGGTGGGAAGTAAGGTAGAAAAGTTCAAGGTTGGAGACAAGGTGGGAGTTGGGTGCATGGTCCAATCCTGCCGCAACTGCCAAAACTGCGCTCACGATCTTGAAAACTACTGTCCACAAATGGTCCTCACGTACGGCGCCAAGAACGTTGATGACACCATCACCTATGGAGGTTACTCAGATTTCATGGTTGCCGATGAACACTTTGTGATCCGAATTCCGGATGCCCTGCCTCTTGACTGTGCCGCTCCTCTCCTCTGTGCCGGCATCACTGTGTACAGCCCCATGATATATTTTGGGCTCAACAAGCCCGGTCTGCATTTGGGCGTGGTTGGGCTGGGCGGGTTAGGCCATATGGCTGTGAAGTTCGCTAAAGCCTTTGGGATGGAGGTGAGTGTGATTAGCTCTTCTCCCGGTAAGAAAAATGAAGCCATTGAACATCTTGGAGCCGATTCGTTTGTGCTTAGCACTGACCAACATCAGATGAAG GCTGCAATGGGCACCTTGGATGGTATTATTGACACAGTTTCTGCGGTTCACCCTTTGGTTCCTTTGATTGGTCTGTTGAAGTCTCATGGGAAGATTATCATGGTTGGTGCACCAGAGAAGCCTCTAGAGCTACCCGTCTTTCCTTTAATTATGG GGAGAAAGTTAGTAGCTGGGAGTTGCATTGGAGGGATTAAAGAGACACAAGAGATGATTGATTTTGCTGCCAAACATGGTGTTAAACCTCACATTGAGGTTATCCCTATCGATTATGTGAACACAGCAATGGAGCGTCTCCTCAAAGCGGATGTGAAGTATAGATTTGTCATTGACATTGGAAACACATTGAAGCCAAGTTCTTAA